In one Aromatoleum aromaticum EbN1 genomic region, the following are encoded:
- a CDS encoding bifunctional riboflavin kinase/FAD synthetase, whose protein sequence is MQVFRGIPERAAQSSVLTIGNFDGVHRGHQALLKLLTDKARSLALPAVVLTFEPHPREYFCPADAPARLASLREKLLLLASCGVDRVHVCRFDARFAALTADQFIDDILVRGLGVRHLIIGDDFRFGVKRQGDFALLQARGASHRFAVEAMPTLDIDGERASSSAIRAALAEGDLAHAARLLGRPYSIAGRVVHGDKIGRTLGYPTVNIQMKHRRPALSGVFAVAVEGLAAEPVAGVASIGVRPTITASGRPRLEVHLFDWNRDCYGAHLRVHFLNKQRDETKFESLDALIAQIARDAENAHAWFAQHPIRP, encoded by the coding sequence TTTTCGCGGGATTCCGGAGCGCGCCGCGCAGTCCTCGGTTCTCACCATCGGCAATTTCGACGGGGTGCACCGCGGCCACCAGGCGCTGCTCAAGCTGCTCACCGACAAGGCCCGTTCGCTGGCCCTGCCGGCGGTGGTGCTCACGTTCGAACCCCATCCGCGTGAATACTTCTGCCCGGCCGATGCGCCGGCACGCCTCGCGTCGCTGCGCGAAAAGCTGCTGCTGCTCGCCAGCTGCGGTGTTGACCGCGTCCACGTCTGCCGCTTCGACGCGCGCTTCGCAGCGCTGACCGCGGACCAGTTCATCGACGACATCCTCGTGCGCGGCCTCGGCGTGCGCCACTTGATCATCGGCGACGACTTCCGTTTCGGCGTGAAGCGCCAGGGCGACTTCGCGTTGCTCCAGGCACGGGGCGCCAGCCACCGGTTCGCGGTCGAAGCGATGCCGACCCTCGACATCGATGGCGAACGCGCTTCCAGCTCTGCGATCCGCGCGGCCCTTGCCGAAGGCGATCTCGCGCATGCCGCGCGCCTGCTCGGCCGTCCCTACAGCATCGCCGGGCGTGTCGTCCACGGCGACAAGATCGGCCGCACGCTCGGCTATCCGACCGTCAACATCCAGATGAAACACCGGCGGCCGGCGTTGTCCGGCGTGTTCGCGGTCGCTGTCGAAGGACTCGCCGCGGAACCCGTCGCAGGCGTCGCGAGCATTGGCGTGCGGCCGACGATAACCGCTTCGGGGCGTCCGAGGCTCGAAGTCCATCTCTTCGACTGGAACCGCGACTGTTACGGCGCTCATCTGCGCGTCCATTTCCTCAACAAGCAGCGCGACGAAACCAAGTTCGAATCGCTCGACGCGCTCATCGCCCAGATTGCGCGGGACGCGGAAAATGCCCACGCCTGGTTCGCACAACACCCGATTCGCCCCTGA
- the ileS gene encoding isoleucine--tRNA ligase has product MADYRKTLNMPDTPFPMRGDLAKREPGWVADWQAKKLYQKVRKAAAGRPKFVLHDGPPYANGDIHIGHAVNKILKDIIVRSKTLAGFDAPYVPGWDCHGLPIEHQIEKQHGKHLPADRARELCREYAAEQIERQKKDFIRLGVLGDWDNPYRTMNFSNEADEIRALGELFRKGFLFKGLKPVNWCFDCGSALAEAEVEYQDKKSPAIDVGFPLVDNERDKLAHAFGLDTLPEQPVYIVIWTTTPWTIPSNQALNVHPELIYELVETPKGLLILAAELRASALERYQLEGRVLAAARGVALDRINFRHPFYDRLSPVFLGDYVAADAGTGIVHSAPAYGLDDFVSCTRYGMRNDEILNPVQADGTFAGSLPFFGGLSVWDANPKIVDKLAEVGSLFASGTLTHSYMHCWRHKTPVIYRATTQWFVGMDRLPGREAVEPGSATLRELALKAVDETQFYPAWGKARLHSMIANRPDWCVSRQRNWGVPIPLFLHKETGEPHPRSLELLEQVAQRVEQHGIDAWFKLDAAELLGSDVAQYDKMRDTLDVWFDSGTTHWTVLRGSHAADSQWPAALYLEGSDQHRGWFHSSLLTGCAIDGRAPYDALLTHGFVVDGQGKKMSKSKGNVVAPQEVSDKLGAEILRLWVAATDYSGELTISKEILDRVVEVYRRLRNTLRFLLANTGDFDIARDGVPVEEWLDIDHYALALTRRLQEQVTGDYARFEFHKIVQALQNFAAEDLGAFYVDILKDRLYTTKADSRARRAAQTALWHITQAITRMMAPILTFTAEEIWRVTGNDAEDSVMLHTWHELPELGASDEILARWELIRSARAEVQKVLESLRSDGRIGASLQAEVRVRASGARFDALASVGADLHFVLITSRAELVRVETEADEGVDAAPSSHQKCGRCWHFREDIGVDADHPELCGRCCTNLHGDGESRTHA; this is encoded by the coding sequence ATGGCTGATTACCGCAAGACCCTGAACATGCCCGACACCCCGTTCCCGATGCGCGGCGATCTCGCGAAGCGCGAACCGGGGTGGGTCGCCGACTGGCAGGCGAAGAAGCTCTACCAGAAGGTCCGCAAGGCGGCGGCCGGGCGGCCGAAGTTCGTCCTGCACGACGGGCCGCCCTACGCGAACGGCGACATCCACATCGGGCACGCGGTGAACAAGATCCTCAAGGACATCATCGTCCGCTCGAAGACGCTAGCCGGCTTCGACGCACCCTACGTTCCGGGATGGGACTGCCACGGCCTGCCGATCGAGCACCAGATCGAGAAGCAGCACGGCAAGCACCTGCCGGCCGATCGCGCGCGCGAACTGTGCCGCGAGTACGCCGCAGAACAGATCGAGCGGCAGAAGAAGGACTTCATCCGCCTCGGCGTGCTTGGCGACTGGGACAATCCCTACCGCACGATGAACTTCTCGAATGAAGCGGACGAGATCCGCGCGCTTGGCGAGCTGTTCCGCAAAGGCTTCCTGTTCAAGGGACTGAAACCCGTGAACTGGTGCTTCGATTGCGGCTCGGCGCTCGCCGAGGCCGAAGTCGAGTACCAGGACAAGAAATCGCCGGCGATCGACGTGGGCTTCCCGCTTGTCGACAACGAACGTGACAAGCTTGCGCACGCCTTCGGCCTCGATACCCTGCCGGAGCAGCCCGTCTATATCGTGATCTGGACGACGACGCCCTGGACGATTCCGTCCAATCAGGCGCTCAATGTGCATCCCGAACTGATATACGAACTGGTTGAAACACCGAAGGGTCTGCTGATCCTCGCTGCCGAACTGCGGGCATCGGCCCTCGAACGCTACCAGCTCGAAGGCCGCGTGCTCGCTGCGGCTCGGGGCGTCGCGCTCGACCGCATCAACTTCCGCCATCCGTTCTACGACCGTCTCTCGCCGGTCTTCCTTGGCGACTACGTCGCGGCCGATGCTGGCACGGGCATCGTGCATAGCGCGCCCGCGTATGGCCTCGACGACTTCGTCTCCTGCACCCGCTACGGCATGCGCAACGACGAAATCCTGAATCCGGTGCAGGCCGACGGCACTTTTGCCGGGAGCCTGCCCTTCTTCGGCGGCCTGTCGGTGTGGGATGCGAACCCGAAGATCGTCGACAAGCTCGCCGAAGTCGGCAGCCTGTTCGCCTCGGGCACGCTGACGCACAGCTACATGCACTGCTGGCGCCACAAGACGCCGGTGATCTATCGCGCGACGACGCAATGGTTCGTCGGCATGGACCGCCTGCCGGGACGCGAAGCGGTCGAGCCCGGCAGCGCGACGCTGCGCGAACTGGCGCTGAAGGCCGTCGACGAGACGCAGTTCTATCCCGCGTGGGGCAAGGCGCGGCTGCATTCGATGATCGCGAACCGGCCCGACTGGTGTGTGTCGCGCCAGCGCAACTGGGGCGTCCCGATCCCGCTGTTCCTGCACAAGGAAACCGGCGAACCGCATCCGCGCTCGCTCGAACTGCTCGAGCAGGTCGCACAGCGCGTCGAACAGCACGGCATCGACGCCTGGTTCAAGCTCGACGCGGCCGAGCTGCTCGGCAGCGACGTCGCGCAGTACGACAAGATGCGCGACACGCTCGACGTCTGGTTCGACTCCGGCACGACGCACTGGACGGTATTGCGCGGCTCGCACGCTGCCGACAGCCAGTGGCCGGCGGCCCTCTATCTCGAAGGCTCGGACCAGCACCGCGGCTGGTTCCACTCGTCGCTCCTGACCGGCTGCGCGATCGACGGACGTGCACCGTACGACGCACTGCTGACGCACGGCTTCGTTGTCGACGGCCAGGGCAAGAAGATGTCGAAGTCGAAAGGCAACGTCGTCGCGCCGCAGGAAGTCTCGGACAAGCTCGGCGCCGAGATCCTGCGCCTGTGGGTCGCCGCCACCGACTATTCGGGTGAGCTCACGATCTCGAAGGAGATCCTCGACCGTGTCGTCGAAGTCTATCGCCGCCTGCGCAACACGCTGCGCTTCCTGCTCGCCAACACTGGCGATTTCGACATCGCCCGCGACGGCGTACCGGTCGAGGAGTGGCTGGACATCGACCATTACGCGCTCGCGCTGACTCGCCGACTGCAGGAGCAGGTCACCGGCGATTACGCGCGCTTCGAGTTCCACAAGATCGTGCAGGCGCTGCAGAACTTCGCCGCCGAGGACTTGGGCGCGTTCTACGTCGACATCCTCAAGGATCGCCTGTACACGACGAAGGCTGATTCCCGCGCCCGCCGCGCCGCCCAGACCGCGCTGTGGCACATCACGCAGGCGATCACCCGGATGATGGCGCCGATCCTGACTTTCACTGCCGAGGAAATCTGGCGGGTGACGGGCAACGACGCCGAGGACAGCGTGATGCTGCACACCTGGCACGAATTGCCCGAACTCGGGGCAAGCGATGAAATCCTCGCTCGTTGGGAGCTGATCCGCAGCGCGAGGGCGGAGGTGCAGAAAGTGCTCGAAAGCCTGCGCAGCGACGGCAGGATCGGCGCTTCGCTGCAGGCAGAAGTGCGCGTGCGCGCGAGCGGGGCGCGTTTCGACGCGCTCGCGAGCGTCGGCGCGGATCTGCATTTCGTGCTGATCACGTCCCGCGCGGAACTGGTACGGGTCGAAACCGAAGCCGATGAAGGCGTGGACGCTGCGCCATCCAGTCACCAGAAGTGCGGTCGCTGCTGGCATTTCCGCGAAGACATCGGCGTCGATGCCGATCACCCGGAGCTGTGCGGACGCTGCTGCACGAACCTCCATGGCGACGGGGAAAGCCGCACGCATGCCTGA